One part of the Salinivirga cyanobacteriivorans genome encodes these proteins:
- a CDS encoding FAD-dependent oxidoreductase, producing MYKITEHPILDIPKGKEVYFKYNGEQIKAEKGKTIAAALHQAGYPVHSHSLTNRNRSLECGIGKCGACEMLVDGEVRRICITKVDDIKEVSEIPKDYEPSKTNYPDKNPIEVHKTTVAIVGAGPAGLAARATLNKHGVDNLVIDNNDTIGGQFTMQTHQFFFFEKEKKYGGMRGFDIPKELTMDNNEGILLNSTVWDLLEGKRLAIKNIKTDKIYYVDAEHLIIATGAVPFMPSFENDDLPGVYTAAVVQKMMNNEHTLLGKNILTVGAGNIGYLTSYQAVQAGANVKAILEAQDREGGFPVQANRVRRLGIPIYLSHILVKAIPNEDHTGITGAVVAEAKNFKPVPGTERIIEGIDTINICTGLVSDDALLRKGKEVFGRNVHGAGDAIRIGEGTSAVLRGKQVAYEIMEEMSLRYNYDDYLALSKEYIDSQQHPTKVIEEPVIPDRERMQKPFVIADCTYGFACNPCAFACPHDAITKSSSSTVPVIDFDKCVGCMQCVTLCPGLAIFGYNLKKDWLFFPVEYEVAEGEEVVLVDNDGNKIGEGVLEKIMKKPNKTNLARVKSSNLHGEDLVKARGFITKANFPEQVEFAPSSNNIESKEFICHCDDVTMDEVMKVIGDRKFISVDEIKHTTRLGMGACRGKRCIKRLKTALAGSGIQIVGEATPRGPMSNQVSMGEIYPNDLHEKTIPNLNGQKIETIETKVLVAGGGIGGSALFRYFAEAGENPILINYERGSSWRNIAGGRPVFSVPELADIAGNNRKIFKELQEISNIHLTDINYVTLAHDQATYEALEASKAWSDAMMIEPKDFPKYIAPGFSTSNDKYMAALVTKDCWQATPGLVIDLIRKIGIDHGGMIHEDAKLIDLEKTDKGYIALVNTHEGKYVKYKTKHFVNALGGNAGDFADMVGVDTGLFPVKHQAFITRRLPYLGVNNQPLNMIIDRRNYKGFTAVYGQQLAETGQIIGCASPAVEPLQTAKNLKINDKDFLEIVSEVFVDWLPELSSVGFQAVWSGYYTEPRMIIDPEKGLFVGLRGQGFMLGMYLAKMYVDAVTGKKVPEYLRRLALEGDGLQEKAFK from the coding sequence ATGTATAAAATAACCGAACACCCGATCCTGGATATCCCGAAGGGTAAGGAAGTATATTTCAAGTATAATGGAGAACAAATAAAAGCTGAAAAAGGCAAAACCATTGCAGCCGCCCTGCACCAGGCTGGTTATCCAGTACACAGCCATAGCTTGACCAATCGCAATCGCAGTCTGGAATGTGGTATCGGGAAATGTGGTGCATGCGAAATGCTCGTAGATGGAGAAGTTCGACGTATTTGTATCACGAAAGTTGATGACATAAAAGAGGTTTCAGAAATACCCAAAGACTACGAACCCTCGAAAACAAACTATCCGGATAAAAACCCGATTGAAGTACATAAAACCACTGTTGCCATTGTAGGTGCAGGTCCGGCAGGGCTGGCCGCAAGGGCGACACTTAATAAGCATGGCGTTGACAATCTTGTAATTGATAACAATGACACCATTGGCGGACAGTTTACCATGCAGACGCACCAGTTTTTCTTTTTCGAAAAAGAAAAGAAATATGGCGGTATGCGCGGATTTGATATCCCCAAAGAACTGACCATGGATAATAATGAGGGTATTTTGCTTAATTCAACTGTCTGGGACTTGCTGGAAGGTAAGCGATTGGCCATAAAAAACATAAAAACCGATAAAATATACTATGTTGATGCCGAGCATCTCATCATTGCCACAGGAGCTGTACCCTTTATGCCCTCATTTGAAAACGATGACTTGCCAGGAGTTTATACAGCTGCTGTAGTACAAAAAATGATGAATAATGAACATACATTGCTGGGTAAAAATATATTGACCGTGGGTGCCGGTAACATAGGTTACCTCACCTCCTACCAGGCTGTACAAGCCGGAGCCAATGTTAAAGCCATACTTGAAGCACAGGATCGCGAAGGTGGATTTCCGGTACAGGCCAACCGGGTTCGCAGACTGGGTATTCCAATTTACCTCTCACATATTCTTGTAAAAGCTATTCCAAATGAGGACCATACCGGTATAACCGGCGCAGTGGTAGCAGAAGCCAAAAACTTTAAACCTGTGCCCGGTACAGAACGCATTATTGAAGGTATCGATACCATTAACATTTGTACAGGACTGGTTTCTGATGATGCACTGCTGCGCAAAGGAAAAGAGGTATTTGGCCGAAATGTACATGGTGCAGGCGACGCCATCCGTATTGGAGAAGGGACAAGTGCAGTGTTGCGGGGTAAGCAGGTAGCATACGAAATTATGGAAGAAATGTCGCTCAGGTATAATTACGACGATTATCTGGCACTTTCAAAAGAGTACATCGATTCTCAACAGCACCCAACAAAAGTTATAGAAGAACCGGTGATTCCGGATCGTGAACGGATGCAAAAACCATTTGTAATTGCCGATTGCACCTATGGATTTGCATGTAATCCATGCGCATTTGCCTGTCCGCACGATGCTATAACCAAGTCTTCATCAAGCACCGTACCTGTTATTGATTTTGATAAATGTGTTGGCTGTATGCAATGTGTAACACTTTGTCCAGGCCTGGCTATATTTGGATACAACCTCAAAAAAGACTGGCTCTTTTTTCCGGTGGAATATGAAGTAGCCGAAGGCGAAGAAGTAGTATTAGTGGATAATGATGGCAACAAAATAGGTGAAGGTGTGCTTGAAAAAATCATGAAGAAACCTAATAAAACAAATCTGGCACGTGTAAAATCAAGCAATTTACATGGCGAAGATCTGGTTAAAGCTCGTGGTTTTATAACCAAAGCAAACTTTCCGGAACAGGTAGAATTTGCTCCATCTTCCAACAATATTGAAAGCAAAGAATTTATTTGTCACTGCGATGACGTAACCATGGATGAAGTGATGAAGGTTATTGGAGATCGGAAATTTATATCGGTAGACGAAATTAAACATACAACCCGTCTGGGAATGGGTGCATGCAGAGGCAAGCGTTGCATTAAGCGCTTAAAAACTGCATTGGCAGGCTCAGGAATACAAATTGTGGGAGAAGCAACCCCCAGGGGTCCGATGTCGAACCAGGTAAGTATGGGCGAGATATACCCGAACGACCTACATGAAAAAACCATACCTAACCTGAACGGACAAAAAATTGAAACCATTGAAACCAAGGTTCTTGTTGCAGGTGGAGGTATTGGCGGAAGCGCACTGTTTCGCTATTTTGCCGAAGCCGGCGAGAACCCCATTTTAATAAATTACGAACGTGGATCATCGTGGCGCAATATTGCCGGTGGACGGCCGGTTTTCAGTGTGCCCGAATTGGCCGATATTGCAGGAAACAACAGGAAAATATTTAAGGAGCTACAGGAAATTTCCAATATTCATCTTACCGATATCAATTATGTTACGCTGGCACACGACCAGGCCACATACGAAGCCCTCGAGGCCTCTAAAGCATGGAGCGATGCCATGATGATTGAACCTAAAGATTTCCCCAAATACATCGCTCCCGGATTTAGTACAAGTAACGATAAGTACATGGCTGCCCTTGTCACAAAAGATTGCTGGCAAGCCACACCAGGCCTGGTTATTGACCTGATTCGCAAAATAGGTATCGACCATGGCGGTATGATTCACGAGGATGCCAAACTCATTGATCTGGAAAAAACCGATAAGGGGTACATTGCATTGGTGAATACCCATGAGGGTAAATATGTAAAATACAAAACCAAACATTTTGTGAATGCCCTTGGAGGCAATGCTGGCGATTTTGCCGATATGGTTGGTGTCGATACCGGACTGTTCCCGGTTAAACACCAGGCTTTTATTACAAGGCGTCTGCCCTACCTTGGTGTAAACAACCAACCCTTAAATATGATAATTGACCGAAGAAATTATAAAGGATTTACAGCGGTGTATGGGCAACAACTTGCCGAAACAGGGCAAATTATTGGTTGTGCCTCTCCTGCTGTCGAACCACTACAAACAGCCAAAAACCTCAAAATCAACGATAAAGACTTCCTGGAAATTGTTTCAGAAGTTTTTGTAGATTGGCTTCCTGAACTTTCTTCAGTTGGTTTCCAGGCAGTTTGGTCGGGCTATTATACCGAGCCACGTATGATTATTGATCCTGAAAAAGGCTTATTTGTTGGATTGAGGGGTCAGGGATTCATGCTTGGGATGTACCTCGCCAAAATGTATGTGGATGCTGTAACAGGCAAAAAAGTGCCTGAATACCTGCGACGACTGGCACTGGAAGGTGACGGTTTGCAGGAAAAAGCTTTTAAATAA
- a CDS encoding nuclear transport factor 2 family protein, with protein MNKTIKFLFVICLLLTALTSCQPDKGSGNEIAKVKSVFESYFDGISQFDYTAMRNACTPDCIIFENGVKWTVQDQIDYLKNFEGKGTITYKFSDIQWVVKKDVAWTKYKNTADAVINGNPVHWEWLESATFAKKNGKWKMAFLHSTMIPPPKK; from the coding sequence ATGAATAAAACTATCAAATTTCTTTTTGTGATTTGTTTGCTGCTAACAGCACTAACAAGTTGCCAACCTGACAAAGGTTCGGGGAATGAGATAGCAAAAGTAAAAAGCGTTTTTGAAAGCTACTTTGACGGAATATCCCAGTTCGATTACACCGCAATGCGCAATGCCTGCACTCCTGATTGTATAATTTTTGAAAATGGAGTAAAATGGACTGTACAGGATCAAATTGATTACCTGAAAAACTTCGAAGGTAAGGGAACTATTACCTATAAATTTTCTGATATTCAGTGGGTGGTAAAAAAGGATGTGGCCTGGACAAAATATAAAAACACAGCGGATGCGGTAATTAATGGAAATCCGGTTCACTGGGAATGGCTCGAAAGTGCAACTTTTGCAAAGAAAAACGGAAAATGGAAAATGGCTTTTTTACATTCTACCATGATTCCACCTCCCAAAAAGTAA
- a CDS encoding DUF1456 family protein, with protein MVSNNDILRRVRYIFDFGDDDMIGLFSSADFVVTRSQVSEWLKKDEDPEKSDISDQYLAAFLNGLINVKRGKKEGPQPIPEKRLNNNLVLRKLKIALNLRDDDMIGIFKIAGIKISKPELSAFFRKPGHQKYRDCQDQYLRNFLKGLQIKFRSQ; from the coding sequence ATGGTTAGCAACAATGACATTTTAAGACGTGTGCGATATATTTTTGACTTCGGTGATGACGATATGATCGGACTATTTTCAAGTGCTGATTTTGTTGTCACCCGATCGCAGGTTAGTGAATGGCTAAAAAAGGACGAAGATCCGGAAAAAAGTGATATTTCAGATCAATATTTGGCTGCATTCTTAAATGGACTAATCAATGTTAAACGCGGTAAAAAGGAAGGACCACAGCCAATACCGGAAAAACGGCTAAATAACAATCTTGTATTGCGTAAGCTAAAAATTGCCCTTAACCTTCGGGATGATGATATGATTGGTATTTTTAAAATTGCAGGAATAAAAATTAGCAAGCCCGAATTGTCGGCATTTTTCAGAAAACCCGGCCATCAAAAATATCGGGATTGCCAGGATCAATACTTACGTAATTTCCTCAAAGGATTGCAAATTAAATTCCGATCACAATAA
- a CDS encoding FKBP-type peptidyl-prolyl cis-trans isomerase, producing the protein MTKIISIFLLHIILLGAGKLTGQDTKHIFSGPSDKWDKNMDTTQTGLIFQITKPGEGAKPEPGDLVAVHYIGQLSDGTTFDNSYERGEPLTFNYGVGQVIRGWDEAIAMLREGGAAKLIVPPHLGYGNRRVLDIPPNSTLNFQIELIGIKPNKEFSTFNTAGYDTLSTASGIRYMVLDSGQGLRPDTNSWAYLHYTGYLPDKRIFDASKLRGEPVRINPGAEDVIPAWDEMVQKMRVGGRYHIIVPPELGYGSAGLPGVVPPGTELRFDLELIHVSEKREVKPFDVAGKDTVKLDSGLQIIHIKTGLGSYPVDGNVVKIHFSGYFNDGELFQSSLKTDDPVIFAIDQGQVISGLNTAVKQMRPNGKARVIIPWQLGYGEEGNPPLIPPKSNLIFDIELISVVK; encoded by the coding sequence ATGACAAAAATCATCTCAATATTTTTGCTGCACATCATATTATTGGGTGCAGGAAAACTGACAGGACAAGATACCAAACACATATTTTCAGGCCCGAGTGACAAATGGGATAAAAATATGGATACAACCCAAACCGGACTCATTTTCCAAATCACGAAGCCCGGTGAAGGCGCAAAACCCGAACCGGGAGATTTGGTAGCTGTCCATTATATTGGACAACTCTCAGATGGCACAACCTTCGATAACTCCTACGAGCGAGGCGAGCCCCTTACCTTTAACTACGGTGTAGGACAGGTTATTCGGGGCTGGGACGAGGCAATAGCAATGCTTCGTGAAGGTGGAGCAGCAAAACTTATTGTACCGCCCCATTTGGGATACGGCAATCGTCGGGTACTCGATATTCCACCCAATTCTACTTTGAATTTTCAAATAGAACTGATAGGTATTAAACCAAACAAAGAGTTTTCCACATTCAATACAGCGGGTTACGATACCTTAAGCACTGCATCAGGAATACGCTATATGGTATTAGACTCTGGACAGGGTTTAAGGCCAGATACCAATTCCTGGGCCTATTTGCATTACACAGGTTATTTGCCCGATAAGCGAATCTTCGATGCCTCGAAACTCCGCGGAGAACCAGTACGCATCAACCCCGGAGCAGAAGATGTGATACCTGCCTGGGATGAAATGGTGCAAAAAATGCGCGTTGGTGGCCGATACCACATAATTGTGCCCCCTGAATTAGGCTATGGGAGTGCCGGGTTACCCGGTGTGGTGCCCCCCGGAACTGAATTGCGCTTCGATTTGGAATTGATTCATGTCTCTGAAAAAAGGGAAGTAAAACCATTTGATGTAGCCGGTAAAGATACTGTCAAGCTTGACTCTGGTTTGCAGATCATTCACATAAAAACCGGTCTGGGCAGCTACCCAGTTGATGGCAATGTGGTAAAAATTCACTTTTCTGGTTATTTTAATGATGGTGAATTATTTCAATCATCGCTTAAAACCGACGATCCTGTAATTTTTGCCATTGATCAGGGACAGGTTATCAGCGGATTAAATACCGCAGTAAAACAAATGCGCCCCAATGGAAAAGCAAGGGTAATAATTCCATGGCAACTGGGTTACGGAGAAGAGGGAAATCCGCCATTGATTCCGCCAAAATCTAATCTAATTTTTGATATCGAATTAATCAGCGTAGTAAAATAA
- a CDS encoding tetratricopeptide repeat protein, producing the protein MKFPNWVQKYSQAILFILTLLIYANTLTNEYALDDAIVITENNYVKQGIEGIDDILSTESFTGFFGFDKQLVAGGRYRPLSIATFALEHEFFGQNPFISHLINILLYAFVVVLIFQVLQKSSRVATEAAFIIALLYALHPIHTEAVANIKGRDEILAFLFVLLAAKWLLYSQKNKFLVYSAAAISMFLAMLSKEHAIAFVVLLPLCLYYLKRPKSELIRAGLATLIPAALFILIRYQVLGGMQIQESSALMNNPFVDMTTGEKYATILLTWLWYLRLLIVPHPLTYDYYPYHVPITGWDSIYPWLTLIIVIALLFFAVKTLINRKFYGFWVWFFIGTFILMSNLFFPIGTFMNERFMFMPSLSFSVALGYGIHWLLKQKTYTRAGFAVLIIVGLAYSVKAIDRNRDWKNDFTLFTHDVQISENSAKGNCLAGGQLYEKAIEQSNTSQKQDLLQLARKYLEKAIDIHPTYNDAHLLYGNTLFASDEPLNEVMPHYLSILNRAPRHQSAWKNALAVLQKGKPKNRLQWYKKLNSIDSTRFEINYQMGNIYGKHLNDLKKAEKYLKRAIQIKPGSIKALKDLAVVYGLTRRYKASVSQLRKVVKLKPEDASAWYNLGLSLNAMKQIDEAQKALDKAHELNPEQKRVVIRK; encoded by the coding sequence ATGAAGTTTCCAAACTGGGTGCAAAAATATTCGCAGGCCATACTTTTTATCCTTACCCTGCTGATTTATGCAAATACACTTACAAATGAATATGCCCTTGATGATGCCATTGTAATTACCGAAAATAACTATGTAAAACAGGGTATTGAAGGAATTGATGATATTTTGTCCACCGAATCGTTCACTGGTTTTTTTGGTTTTGACAAGCAGCTCGTTGCAGGTGGCCGATACCGCCCCTTATCAATTGCCACTTTTGCGCTTGAGCATGAGTTTTTTGGTCAAAATCCTTTCATTTCACATTTAATCAATATATTGCTTTACGCTTTTGTAGTAGTTCTAATTTTTCAGGTATTACAAAAAAGCAGTCGCGTGGCCACTGAAGCAGCTTTTATCATCGCATTGCTATACGCCTTGCATCCAATACACACCGAAGCTGTGGCTAATATTAAAGGAAGAGACGAAATTCTTGCATTTCTTTTCGTACTTCTTGCGGCTAAATGGCTTTTATATAGCCAAAAAAACAAGTTTTTGGTATACAGCGCTGCTGCAATATCAATGTTTTTGGCCATGTTGTCAAAAGAACATGCTATCGCATTTGTTGTGCTCCTGCCACTTTGCCTTTATTACCTAAAACGTCCAAAATCAGAACTTATTCGTGCAGGTCTTGCAACACTTATTCCTGCAGCACTTTTTATTCTCATACGTTATCAGGTGCTTGGTGGGATGCAAATCCAAGAGAGTAGTGCACTTATGAACAATCCGTTTGTAGACATGACAACCGGTGAAAAATATGCCACCATACTCCTCACATGGCTCTGGTACCTGCGGTTGTTGATTGTGCCGCATCCCCTAACCTACGATTATTATCCCTATCATGTGCCCATTACAGGTTGGGACAGTATTTACCCATGGCTTACATTGATTATAGTAATTGCATTGTTGTTTTTTGCCGTAAAAACCCTGATTAATAGAAAGTTTTATGGTTTTTGGGTTTGGTTTTTTATTGGCACTTTCATTTTAATGTCGAATCTGTTTTTCCCGATTGGTACCTTCATGAACGAACGGTTCATGTTTATGCCTTCTTTGTCTTTTAGTGTGGCGTTGGGCTACGGTATTCACTGGCTGTTGAAGCAAAAAACGTATACACGGGCAGGGTTTGCAGTATTAATTATTGTTGGGCTTGCATACAGCGTTAAAGCTATTGATCGCAATCGTGATTGGAAAAATGATTTTACACTGTTTACGCACGATGTACAAATATCTGAAAACAGTGCCAAAGGCAACTGCTTAGCCGGGGGACAATTATATGAAAAGGCAATTGAGCAAAGCAATACAAGTCAAAAACAGGATTTATTGCAACTTGCCCGCAAGTATCTTGAAAAAGCAATTGACATACACCCAACCTATAACGACGCCCATCTTTTATATGGCAATACCCTTTTTGCATCGGATGAACCACTAAACGAAGTTATGCCACACTATTTAAGTATTTTGAATCGTGCACCCCGTCATCAGAGCGCCTGGAAAAATGCACTTGCCGTGTTGCAGAAAGGCAAACCTAAAAACCGGTTGCAGTGGTACAAAAAACTAAACAGCATTGATTCTACCCGGTTTGAAATCAATTATCAGATGGGAAACATTTATGGGAAGCACCTGAATGACCTTAAAAAAGCTGAAAAATATCTCAAACGAGCTATACAAATAAAACCCGGAAGTATAAAAGCCTTAAAGGATCTGGCTGTGGTGTATGGCCTTACACGGAGATACAAAGCCTCTGTTTCTCAGCTGCGAAAAGTAGTGAAGCTAAAACCTGAAGATGCCAGCGCCTGGTATAATTTGGGACTGAGTTTAAATGCAATGAAACAAATTGACGAAGCACAAAAAGCGCTTGATAAAGCCCATGAACTTAATCCGGAGCAAAAGCGAGTGGTGATTAGGAAGTGA
- a CDS encoding DUF1015 domain-containing protein has translation MAKIKPFKGVRPPKKLASEVASRPYDVMNSEEAREEATEKSLLHIIRPEIDFEPGYDEHAQEVYDKARENFAKWQEKGWLIQDEKEKYYIYAQTMDGRTQYGLVAGAHADDYFNGIIKKHELTRPEKEEDRMKHVEINNANMEPVFFSYPAVDELDAIVKKVVESKAPEYDFTAVDGFGHHFWVVDNDDDIKRITELFETKVPYTYVADGHHRTAAGARVAEKQAKNNPNHTGNEEYNYFLAVHFPDNQLHIIDYNRVVKDLNGHTSTQFLEKLQKNFEVSEVGTNAYKPEKLHTFGMYLEGKWYKLEAKAGTYNDEDPIGVLDVTILSNLVLDELLGIEDLRRDKRIDFVGGIRGLGELERRVDNGEMKVAFSMYPVTMKQLIDIADTGNIMPPKTTWFEPKLRSGLVIHKLDE, from the coding sequence ATGGCGAAAATTAAACCATTCAAAGGTGTAAGGCCACCAAAAAAACTGGCCAGCGAAGTGGCTTCCCGACCTTATGACGTTATGAACTCGGAAGAAGCCCGTGAGGAAGCAACCGAAAAATCACTTTTACACATTATCCGTCCCGAAATCGATTTCGAACCCGGATACGATGAGCATGCTCAGGAAGTGTATGACAAGGCCCGTGAAAATTTTGCCAAATGGCAGGAAAAAGGCTGGCTTATACAGGACGAAAAAGAGAAATACTACATCTATGCACAAACCATGGATGGCCGTACACAATACGGACTCGTGGCTGGTGCACATGCCGATGACTATTTTAACGGCATCATTAAAAAACACGAACTTACACGTCCTGAAAAAGAAGAGGATCGTATGAAGCACGTGGAGATTAATAATGCCAATATGGAACCGGTGTTTTTCTCTTATCCTGCTGTGGATGAGCTGGATGCTATTGTGAAAAAGGTAGTGGAAAGCAAAGCGCCTGAATATGATTTTACTGCTGTTGATGGCTTTGGACATCATTTTTGGGTAGTAGATAACGATGACGATATTAAACGTATCACAGAATTGTTCGAAACTAAGGTGCCTTACACTTATGTGGCCGACGGACACCACCGCACAGCAGCAGGAGCAAGAGTAGCTGAAAAACAGGCTAAAAATAATCCCAATCATACCGGTAACGAAGAGTACAACTATTTCTTAGCGGTACATTTTCCTGATAATCAGCTGCACATTATTGATTATAACCGTGTTGTAAAAGATCTGAACGGACATACTTCAACACAGTTTCTTGAAAAGCTTCAAAAGAACTTTGAAGTGTCAGAAGTAGGCACAAATGCTTACAAACCAGAAAAACTGCACACATTTGGTATGTATCTCGAAGGTAAATGGTATAAACTTGAAGCTAAAGCAGGAACATACAACGATGAAGATCCAATTGGTGTATTGGATGTAACCATTCTTTCGAACCTTGTACTGGATGAGTTGCTTGGAATCGAAGACCTGCGTCGCGACAAGCGCATTGATTTTGTAGGTGGAATACGTGGTTTGGGCGAACTGGAGCGTCGTGTAGACAATGGTGAAATGAAAGTAGCCTTTTCTATGTATCCTGTAACAATGAAACAGCTGATCGATATAGCTGATACAGGAAATATTATGCCACCAAAAACAACCTGGTTCGAACCCAAGTTGCGCAGTGGTCTTGTAATACACAAATTAGACGAATAG
- a CDS encoding NAD(P)-dependent oxidoreductase, whose translation MAKILVATVKPFAPAAVEGIEDIAQNANYEVALLEKYESNDQLLEAVADADALIVRSDKVTKEVIEAGKNLKIVVRGGAGYDNVDLEAATANNVVVMNTPGQNSNAVAELALGMMVYLARGGYNGKAGTELRGKSIGIHAYGNVGRYVGEIAKGFGMEVKAFDPFKEKAEIEKDGVKVVDSIEELYSTCQYVSLHIPSNDKTKKSIGYELLSKMPENGVLVNTARKEVIDEDGLVKAMEARADLQYISDIAPDNKDVFAEKFEGRYFFTPKKMGAQTAEANINAGIAAVNQIINFLEKDDRTFQVNK comes from the coding sequence ATGGCTAAAATATTGGTAGCAACAGTAAAACCTTTTGCCCCTGCGGCAGTAGAGGGTATAGAAGATATTGCCCAAAATGCCAACTATGAAGTTGCGCTGTTGGAAAAATATGAATCTAACGATCAACTGCTTGAGGCAGTTGCTGATGCCGATGCCTTGATTGTGCGAAGCGACAAAGTTACTAAAGAGGTCATTGAAGCCGGTAAAAACCTTAAAATTGTAGTACGTGGTGGCGCCGGTTACGATAATGTTGACCTTGAAGCAGCAACTGCCAACAATGTGGTGGTGATGAATACACCCGGACAAAACTCTAATGCTGTGGCTGAACTGGCTTTGGGTATGATGGTTTATCTTGCCCGTGGCGGATATAACGGCAAAGCTGGTACCGAATTGCGTGGCAAATCTATTGGTATACATGCTTACGGAAATGTTGGCCGCTATGTGGGCGAAATTGCCAAAGGCTTTGGTATGGAAGTAAAAGCTTTTGATCCATTCAAAGAAAAGGCAGAAATTGAAAAAGATGGCGTAAAAGTCGTCGACAGTATCGAAGAGCTTTACAGCACATGTCAATATGTATCGCTGCACATTCCTTCAAACGACAAAACCAAAAAATCTATTGGTTACGAATTGCTGAGTAAAATGCCTGAAAATGGTGTTTTAGTAAACACAGCCCGTAAAGAAGTAATCGATGAAGATGGCCTGGTAAAAGCAATGGAAGCGCGTGCTGATTTACAGTATATCTCAGATATCGCACCCGATAATAAAGATGTTTTTGCTGAGAAATTTGAAGGTCGTTACTTCTTTACTCCAAAGAAAATGGGTGCCCAAACTGCAGAAGCCAACATCAATGCCGGCATTGCAGCTGTAAACCAGATTATTAACTTTTTGGAAAAAGACGATCGCACATTCCAGGTAAATAAATAG
- the serC gene encoding 3-phosphoserine/phosphohydroxythreonine transaminase — MRKHIFNAGPCKLPEQALENTAEAVKELGNAGQSIMEVSHRSKEFQAVIDEAQDLFKELLNIPENYEVLFLGGGASMQFAMIPYNFMNKKAAYVDTGSWSTKAIKEAKMFGEVEVIASSEDKDFAYYPKVDVPKDVDYIHITSNNTIRGTEIFEDLDTGDVPLIADMSSDMMSRKIDVSKYAMIYGGAQKNVGPAGVTFVIIRKDMLDKVVDRPIPTMLKYETHVKKGSMFNTPPCVNVFGVKETLKWVKAQGGVEEMERRAKERADMLYGEIDRNPMFKGTVIDKASRSRMNITFIFEEKYQNLQDDFLKYAADNNIVGIKGHRSVGGFRASTYNASTVEDVKELVNCMQEFEKQHA, encoded by the coding sequence ATGAGAAAACATATTTTTAATGCAGGCCCCTGCAAACTACCGGAACAAGCATTGGAAAACACAGCAGAAGCTGTAAAAGAACTTGGTAATGCCGGCCAATCGATCATGGAAGTTTCGCACCGCAGCAAAGAATTTCAGGCTGTAATAGATGAAGCCCAGGATCTGTTTAAAGAACTGTTGAATATTCCGGAAAATTATGAGGTTCTTTTCCTCGGTGGAGGTGCATCAATGCAGTTTGCCATGATTCCTTATAACTTCATGAATAAAAAAGCGGCTTATGTTGATACAGGTTCATGGTCGACCAAAGCTATAAAAGAGGCCAAAATGTTTGGCGAAGTTGAGGTTATAGCAAGCAGCGAAGACAAAGATTTTGCTTATTATCCAAAGGTTGATGTACCTAAAGATGTAGATTATATTCACATTACCTCAAACAATACAATTCGCGGAACAGAGATTTTTGAAGATCTCGATACAGGTGATGTGCCCCTTATAGCCGATATGTCATCGGATATGATGAGCCGCAAAATCGATGTAAGTAAATATGCCATGATTTATGGTGGTGCGCAAAAAAATGTTGGCCCCGCCGGTGTTACTTTTGTGATTATCCGTAAAGATATGCTCGACAAAGTTGTAGATCGCCCAATTCCAACTATGTTGAAATACGAAACACACGTGAAAAAAGGTTCTATGTTCAATACACCTCCATGTGTGAATGTATTTGGCGTAAAAGAGACGCTTAAATGGGTAAAAGCACAGGGTGGAGTAGAAGAGATGGAGCGCCGCGCAAAAGAGCGTGCCGATATGCTTTATGGCGAAATAGACCGTAACCCAATGTTTAAAGGTACTGTAATTGATAAAGCTTCGCGCTCACGCATGAACATTACCTTTATTTTCGAAGAAAAATACCAAAACTTACAGGACGACTTTTTAAAATATGCTGCTGATAACAATATCGTAGGCATCAAAGGTCACCGTTCAGTTGGTGGTTTCCGTGCTTCTACTTACAATGCCAGTACTGTAGAAGATGTAAAAGAATTGGTGAACTGTATGCAGGAATTTGAAAAGCAACATGCATAA